CGTGACCAGTATGCAGATCAACGGATCGGAAACCGGCATCGTGCGGCTGTTTCACCTCGACCTCCCGCGCGAAGCGGTCGAACGGTTCACCACGCAAGCGGGCACCGGTGAATGGCCGCTGAAATACGCCCTGGGCGCCAAGACCCTGCGCGCCGATTTCGTCGATGTCGTCGATATCCGCGATCTGGGCGATATGGTCCTGTCGGACTACCTGGCGCAGGCGCATAACGCGACGGGGTCGGATTTCCGTGCGTTGCGGCAGCGTATCGATGCGCTCAGGGGACACGCGGTCGTCATCCCCTCGCAAGCCTTCGGCAACACGGCACAGACGCTGACCGTGGCCAACCCGTTGCGCTGGATCGGCACCTTCGGCGAGGTCAAGCCCAAGAGCCCCGGCCCCAAACTGCAAAGCGACGCCGCCAGGCCCGGCGAAAGCCGCCCGGCCGACACGCAGCCGCCGATCCGGACCAGCGGCGCATTGCGGCTCGCAACCCTGGGTCTCGGCGTGCTGGCGATCCTGCTGCTGGCGCTGTTCCTGCGGTGACCGGCGCCACCGAAACCGGTTCCGGACAGTCGGGCTGGGACGGCATCCTTGCTGACGGCGAGATGGTTGTCTGGCAGGGCAAACCCAGCCGACGCCTGCGGATCGGACGTGTCGACATGGCGCGCACCGGAATGGGCCTGGTCTTTGTCGTGTTCGCCATCTTCTGGATCAGCCAGACCGCGCCGACCGCCGGTAGCGGCATGGCGCGTGTCTTCTCGCTGGCGGGCCTGCTGTTTCTGGCCATCGGGCTTTACAATGCCGGCGGGCACCTCGTTTGGCGCGGCTTCAAGCACCGCTTCACCACCTACACGCTCAGCGACCGGCGCGCCTTTATCGCGACGAACCTGCCGTTGCAGGGCCGCCGTCTGCAAAGCCACCCCATCGCGCCGGACGCCGCCGTGGCGCTGGAGGATGGCGAACCCGGATCGGTCTGGTTCGCGCATCGCCATGTCGGCCACGACAGCGGCAGCCGCCGCGTGCCGGTCGGGTTCGAGAACATCAGCGCGCCGCGCGCGGTCTACGACCTGGTGCGCCTTGTGCAGCGGGGCGCGGCATGACCTTCGCACCCGACCGCACCGCCTATTTCCGCGCCCACAACACGCTGGCCGCCATCGCGATGGGCGCGGGCATGCTGGTGCTCTGGCTGGCCGGCAACCCGCATGTCTGGACCGGCGCCATCGGCGGTCTGGCGGCGGTGGCCCTGCGCGGCTGGTACCTGATGGACGAAGAACTGGCCCAGGTCTGGACGCTGGCCGACGGCGTGTTGACCGGGCCGCAGGGACGGCGCGTGGCGCTGGCAGACATCGCCCGCTTGCGCAAGCTGGGCACGGCGGTGCAAGTGGTCACCACCGGCGGCGACAAGCACCTGATCAAGTTCCAGGCCGACCCCGACGCCACCATCGCCCGCATCGACGCCGCCCGACCCCCGGAAAGACGCCAGCCATGACCAAGATCCTGATCGCCAATGCCCGCCTGATCGACCCAGAGGCCGGCACCGACGCGCCGGGCGCGGTGCTGCTCGACAAGGGCCGGATCGCCGAACGTTTCGACACGCCCCATCCGCAAGTCGCCGACGCGGCGGTGATCGACGCGAATGGCGCCTGCCTGGCGCCGGGCATCGTCGATATCGGCGTCAAGGTTGGCGAACCGGGCGAGCGCCACAAGGAAAGCTTCAAGACCGCGGGTCTGGCCGCCGCGGCGGGCGGCGTCACCACCATCGTCACCCGGCCCGACACGGCGCCCGCCATCGACACGCCCGAGACGCTGGAATTCATCCGCCGCCGCGCCAACGAGACCGCACCGGTCAACGTGCTGCCGATGGCGGCGCTGACCAAGGGCCGGCAGGGGCGCGAGATGACCGAGATCGGGTTCCTGATGGATGCCGGGGCCGTCGCCTTCACCGATTGCGACGCCGTGGTCGCCGACACCAAGGTGCTGGCCCGCGCAATGACCTATGCCGCGTCGCTGGGTGCGCTGGTCATGGGCCATCCGCAGGAACCGGTGCTGTCGGCCGGGGCCGCGGCCACCTCGGGCAAGTTCGCCACGCTGCGCGGCCTGCCCGCCGTCTCGCCGATGGCCGAAAGACTGGGGCTGGAACGCGACCTGGCGCTGGCCGAAATGACCGGCGTCGCCTATCACGCGGACCAGATCACCACCGCCCGCGCCCTGCCGGCGCTCGACCGGGCGCGGCAGGCCGGTCTCGACGCGACCGCCGGCACCTCGATGCATCACCTGACGCTGAACGAGCTGGACGTTTCGGATTACCGCACCTTCTTCAAGGTCAAGCCGCCGCTGCGTTCCGAAGACGATCGCCTGGCGATGGTCGCCGCCCTGCGCGACGGGCGGATCGACATCGTGGGGTCGTTCCACACGCCGCAGGACGAGGAAAGCAAGCGCCTGCCCTTCGAGGAAGCCGCCAGCGGCGCGGTGGGCCTGGAAACCATGCTGCCGGTGCTGCTGCGGCTCTATCACGCCGAAGAAGTCGACCTGCCGACGCTGTTCCGCGCGCTGTCGCTGAACCCGGCGAAACGGCTGGCGCTGGATTGCGGCAGGTTGGCCAGGGGCGCACCGGCCGACCTGGTGATGTTCGACCCGGACAAGCCGTTCGTCCTGGACCGCTTTCAGCTGCAATCGAAATCCAAGAACACGCCGTTTGACGGCGCGCGCCTGCAAGGTAAGGTCCTGCGCACCTTCGTCGCCGGAAAAGAGGTCTACGCCGCCTGATGCCCGAGATCGCCTCCTCTCTGCCCGTCCTGCTGGTCTGGGCGGCTCTGGGATACCTGCTGGGGTCGATCCCGTTCGGCATGGTGCTCAGCCGCGTGTTCGGGCTTGGCGATCTGCGCAAGATCGGGTCGGGCAATATCGGTGCGACCAACGTGCTGCGCACCGGTCACAAGGGCGCCGCGGCGGGCACGCTTTTGCTGGACGGGGGCAAGGGCGCGGTGGCGGTGCTGCTGGCGCGCGCCCTGGCGGGCGAAGACGCGGCACAGCTTGCGGGGCTGGCGGCCTTTGTCGGCCATTGCTACCCGGTCTGGCTGGGCTTTCGCGGCGGCAAGGGCGTGGCGACGTTCCTGGGCATCGTGCTGGCGCTGGCCTGGCCGGTGGGCCTGCTGTGCTGCGCCACCTGGCTGGCGGGCGCGGCGGCCTCGCGCATCTCGTCGGTCGGCGCGCTGGCGGCGTCTGCATCCAGCGCGGTTTGGGCCCTGATCACCGGCCACGGCCAGATCACGCTGCTTTGCCTGGCGTTGACTGCGCTGATCTTCTGGCGCCACCGCGCCAACCTGGCCCGGCTGCGCGCCGGGACCGAGCCGCGCATCGGCGCCAAGGGCTAGGCCGGGATTTGTCGTCCGTCCTTCCAGGTCAGCCTGCCTGAAACCCGAGGTCTCAAACGGCCATTCCGTTGGCGCCGTCCCATGGGGGCGGGTCGACGCGGCGCAACGGTGCCCTTTGCGCGACACGTATGTCCGAAGCGACCTGTCTGGCCGTGCATGTGCAAGAAATCAGGCACGCGCGTCGTGCACCCGCGAATACAGCCGCGCGAGAACTGCTGCCCCTAAGCCGCCCGCCGCTCCAGATGCGCCTGCACCGCCCGCGCCACCGCATCGGGATGGCCGAGCACCAGCATGTGGTCGCCTCCCGGCACGACGATGTCGCGCGCATCGCGAATGCGCCGCACCAGCCCGGCATGAATGGCCGCGATGATCGGTTGCGTTTCGCTGCCCCGCAGCAGTGCCACCGGCGTCGGCAAAGCCTCGAGCCGACCCGGAGCCAGCATGCCGTGCACGTCGTCCCAAAGGGCCGGGCCGGTCGCCACGATGAAAGGCATGCCCGCCGTCATCGCGTCGCGGGTCTGCTGCGGCAGAGCATCCCATTTCAGCCCACCGCCCCACAGACGGTTGAACAACCGTGCCGACTTGGCGTGATCGCCCGCGACGAAGGCGGCATGGAATTCCTCGTCCTGCACCCGGTGCGCATCGCGCACCGCCCCGTCCGCGGCGGCGAACAACACCGGTTCGACCAGTGTCAGAGACGCCACGCGGCCGGGGTTTTCCAGCGCCACACGCAACGCCACCGTCGCGCCGAAACTGTGACCCAACAGATGGATGCCTTCCTGCAAAAGAGCCGCGGCCACGTCGGTCGCCTGGCTGTGCAGGTCGGGCGTCGGGGCCCAGGGGGCGCTGGCGCCGTGACTGGGGAAATCCGGGGCGATCAGCGTCGCACGATCCGCGAGCGCCGCCGCCACGCCGGACCACATGCCCGATCGACCCAGACCGCAATGCAGCGCCAGCACCCGCGCGGCACCGGATCCCAGCGTGTTCACATGGATGGCGGTGCCGCCGACCGTCAGGTCAGGCATCAAAGCTTTCCGGCGAGGTGCAGGTCCAGGTCGTCCAGCCGGTCCTGCCCCCAGAAATGCTGGCCGCTGTCGGTGATGTAGAACGGTGCGCCGAAAGCGCCGCGCTCGACCGCCTCTTCCAGGTTGGCGGCATAGGTCTCGGCGCCCTGCAACAGCCCGCTATCGGCCAGCGCCGGATCGAATCCCGCCTCGCTCAGCGCTGCGCGGATCACCGCATCATCGGCCACGTCCTTGTCCTCGGCCCAGCAGGCGCGCAGGATCGCGTGCACCAGCTTGCCCATGTCGCCGCCCCCGGCGTTCTGCGCCGCGATCACCGCGTAGGAGGACGGCGCTCCGTTGGTGGGCCAATGCGCGGGCTTGAGGTTCAGTGGCAGCCCGGTCTTCTTGGACTGCCGGGTCAGTTCCTGAAGGCGATAGGCCTGCCGGTTCGGATGGCGATCCTTGGGCGGCGTGCCCCCGGTGCGGGCGAACAGCGCGATCACGTCCAGCGGCTTGTAGGCGATGGTGGCCCCGTGACGCGCCGCGATCTCCTCGAGCCGCGTTCCACCCAGATAGGTATAGGGCGAGAGCGTCGAGAAATAATAGTCGATATGGGCCATGACACGGGTTTCCTTTGTGTTGCTGGCACGCAAACTAGGCCCGTGTTAAGGCCACCGCAACACATCACGAATCCGTCACAGCCCCGGAGCCGCAAGCCCATGCCCACCGTCATCGAACCCAAGCTGATCTCCGGCAACGCCAACATGCCTCTGGCCAAGGCGATCGCGCGGCGCATGTCCGCCTATCGCGGCATGAGCGTCGGTCTGGTCGACGCGCGGGTCGAACGGTTCAACGACCAGGAAATCTTTGTCGAAGTCTTCGAGAACGTCCGCGGCGAGGACATGTTCATCATCCAGCCCACCTCGAACCCGGCCAATGACAACCTGATGGAACTGCTCATCATGGCCGATGCGCTGCGCCGGTCCTCGGCGGCGCGGATCACCGCCGTGATCCCCTATTTCGGCTATGCCCGCCAGGACCGCCGCACCAAGGCGCGCACGCCGATCACCGCCAAGCTGGTGGCCAACATGATCGCCGAGGCGGGTATCGAACGGGTGCTGACGATGGATCTGCACGCCGCGCAGATCCAGGGTTTCTTCGACATCCCGGTCGACAACCTCTATGCCAGCCCGGTCTTCGCGCTGGACATCCTGAACCATTTTCACGGCCGGACCGGCGACGTGATGGTGGTGTCGCCCGATGTCGGCGGCGTGGCGCGCGCGCGCGAATTGGCCAAGCGGATCGGCGCGCCGCTGTCGATCGTCGACAAGCGCCGCGAAAAGCCGGGCGAGATCGCCGAGATGACGGTGATCGGCGACGTCAAGGGCAAGACCTGCATCATCGTCGACGACATCTGCGACACCGCCGGCACGCTGTGCAAGGCGGCCGAGGTGCTCATGGATCACGGCGCGACCGAGGTGCATTCCTACATCACCCACGGCGTGCTGTCCGGCCCGGCGGTCGAGCGGGTGACCGGTTCGGTCATGAAATCGCTGGTCATCACCGACAGCATCGAGCCGACCGCCCCGGTCAAGGCCGCCGACAACATCCGCGTCGTGCCGACCGCACCGATGTTCGCCCAGGCAATCCTGAACATCTGGAACGGCACCTCGGTGTCGTCGCTGTTCGAAACCGAAACGCTCAGCCCGATCTACGAGGGCCTGCTCTGACGCGACTCAGGGATTGCCATCCGCATCGCAGCCCCCCGCGTTCACGCAGGAACACCCGGAATCGTTGCAGGTGACGGCCCCGCCGCAGCAGCCGGAATAGACCAGGTTCACGCAATCGGCCGCGCCTTCGCACAGGCAGCTGCCATTGCACTGAATCTCCTGCGGCAAATCGATGTTGGCAAAGCTTTGCGGCCCGGCGCGGCGCACGGTCGGCAAGGTCACGTCGCGGCGCGGGGCCGCCAGAATCCGCTCGTTCTGAACAAGCAGCGGTGTGTCGGCACGGGGGGTCAGAAAACCGTTGGTCTCGGCGGCAAGCGGCGCAGTCTGCACCAGGACGAACGCCAGAAACGCACAAACAAACCGGATCATCGCAAATCTCCTTTTGCTGAAAATTCCGTTGTCGGCAAAGCCGCAATCCATGGCCATGCAATCATGAGTATAACATGAATCCCTGAAATTCTCGACAAACGAGTGGCGAATAGCCCGGCCCGCGAGGCGCCCGCCACGCGGACGCGGTTGGCGGAGATGCGCGGAATTCGGCACGCTGCGGACCGACCCCGAAAACAAGGCTTTCCTGCACTGTCGGCGAGCGCTGTTGCGCGTGGGTTTCGGCCTGGTCCGATCGTGCCCCCGGCGCAGGTGATCGTCCTGCGGGCACCATCTGTGCGATGGGCGCAATGACCAGCCATGCGGTCCGGTCAAACCCGCCATCGCAGCGCCGATTGTCCCCGATCATGGACGATTGGCAAACGGCGGCGCAGCATCGCCGATGCCGGAGGTCGTTGTCATGTCACCGATTCTGTTCCGCCTCGTCGCCGCCGTCTGCCTGGGCTGCATCCTCGCATTTCCCGGCGTGGCCGGTGCGCAATCCCAAGACGATCCCCACGGTCTGTACGAAATCCGCTGCGGCGGCTGCCATGCGCCCCATGCCGGCGATTTCGTCTTCGACAGCCTGACCACCGGCGCGACCGGGCTGGTCGGGGTCAAGACCGGACTGCCAGTGCGCGATTTCCTTGCCAGCGGGCATGGGCGCCTTTCCGACGACGAAATCGACCGGGTCGTCGCGCTGTTGCAGACCGTCTTCGACGGCGGGCACCTGTTCCGCGACAAATGCCTGATCTGCCACGACCGGGCCGTCGTTCTGGCGCGGACCAAGCTGATCGTGAAGGGCGGCGTGCTGACCGGGCGGTATACCGGGCGCGACATCCCGGAATTCCTGAAGATCCATGGCCGGCTCACGCCCGAAGAGGTGCCCGCCGTCGCCCGGATGCTGGAACGGCAACTGTCTCAGTAAAGCTCCCAGTCGTCTTCGCTGGCGACCTCGCCGATGGCCAGCCACGACATCCGAACGCGCGCCACGCGGGTGTCCGACCAGGTGCGGAACACCAGGTCGAACCCGGTTTCGGTGATCTTGTCGGCGGTGACGTCGGCGCGCACGTTGGCCCCCTGGTCCATGTCCCACAGCGACAAGGCGACCTGCACGCTGGGCACGGTCCGGAAAGGTTCCGAAAACGTGACGACCTTGCGCCGCTCGCGCGCGCCCGATCCGGTCCACATCTCGCCGCCGCTGGCGAAATCCGAAAACACTTCTTCGTTGCCCTGATCGACGCCGATCAAAGAACCGACAAATTTCTTCATCGATATCAGTCCTGTCCGTACCTTGGCCGGGTATAGCGTCATTGCGGCGGAAATTGGAACGCCGAATGCCGGTTTCGTGTCCGGTCAGAGCGCGCCGGTGATCAGCACCGCCAGATAGGCCGCGTAGGCGGCAAAGAAAACGCCCGCTTCGCCCTGGCTGAGACGTTTGCCGGTGGCCGCGAAAACGATCAGCGCCAGGGCCGCACCCAGCATGACCCAGATGTCGAAACGGATGATCTCGGGCGGCACGTTCAGCGGCTGGACCAAGGCCGTCACGCCCAGGATTCCCAGCAGGTTGAAGATGTTGCTGCCCACGACGTTGCCAAAGGCGACATCGCCCTGCCCCTTGCGCACGGCGATGACCGAAGTGACCAGTTCCGGCATCGAGGTGCCGACGGCGACGATGGTCAGGCCGATCACCGCCTCGGATATGCCGAATTCCTGCGCGATGGCCACGGCGCCGGCGACCAGCCAGTTCGCGCCGACCAGCGTCAGCGCAAGGCCGCCAAGCGCAACCAGTCCGGCCCGCCAGATCGGTTGGCCCGGAACGGTCTCGGGAACATCGACAAGCGTCGCGGTGCTGCGCCTTTCGGCCAGGAAGACCGCCAGCAGGTAAAGCGCCAGCATCATCACCATGACCCCGCCGGCCAGCCGGCCGACGGCGCCGGCCGCAACGATGGCCAGACCCGCCAGCGACGCGACCACCATCATCGTGCCGTCTCGGCGCAGCGTCGCGGTCTGCACTGCGATCGGCGCGAACAACCCGGCCAATCCCAGGATCAGCAGGATGTTGGCGATGTTGCTGCCCACCACGTTGCCGACCGCGATGCCGGGAGCATCGCGCAGGGCGGCCAGCAGACTGGTCATCAGTTCGGGTGTCGAGGTGCCGAACCCGACCAGGGTCAGACCGATCACCAGCGGCGAGACGTTCAGCGCCTGCGCGACGGACACGGATCCACGCACCAGGAAATCGCCGCCAAAGATCAGGGCCGTCAAGCCCGCGGCGACAAGAAGCAGGTCGACCATGTTATGCGCAACCCCAAGGGCCGCGCCAGTCGCGCGGTGCAGCGGATGTGTGGCGGCCGGTTCGCGACTTCAATCGGGTTCGGAAAATATTTCCCGCGCGCCCGGCAGCAGACGGGGCGCGCGTCGCAGCACCGACACGATCGGCCCGCCGGATCGGTCAATCCGGCGCGTCGCCCTCGGGGCCGACGATGCAGAACCCGTTGCCGAAAGGGTCCGCGCAAAACGCCACTGCGGGGTGCGGGCCGCCGTCGAACCGCTTGTCGACCACCGCTCCGGCCGCCAAGGCCGCCTTCAGAACCGCTTCGAAATCCTCGACATGGAAATCCAGGTGGACCGGAGACCAATGGCGCGGTTCCGACTCTGTCCGCACCGGACGGCTTCCGGGTTCTTTCTGGATGATGCCCAGCCGCTGTTCGCCCTGGGTCAGCACAGCATATCCGGACAACGGCCGCGCGGTTTCGACAAAGCCGAACACACCCGCGTAGAACGCGATTCCGGCATCGAGCGCCGGCACATCGATGGTGGCGCTGTATTTCATGGCGCAAGTCTACCACGCTCGTGCGCGGGACGGGCAGGCTTGTTCCGATTGCCACCCCGATCGGCGGATTTCCGGCGCGGCCAACAAAAAACCCCGCGCGATGGCGGGGTTCTTCGGTGGGTGTCGGGGCGGCCCTCAGAGCGAAGGCTGCTTGACCGAAAGCCCGATCTCGCCCCCGACCGCGACCATGTCGGCCAGCAGCTTGGCGGCATCGTCGACCGGGCCGGGTTCGTTCTTGAACGTGTCCTTGGTCTGGCTGTAGGCGGCCTGCGCCTCGGCAACCAGCGCGTCATAGGTGGCCTGGTCCACATCGGCGCGCGGCAGCGCCTTTTCGGCCAGCACCGACAGGCTTTCGCCCAGCTCGGCAAAGCCGCCGGTGACCACGAATTCCTGCATCCCGCTTTCGGTCTCGACCCTGAGAATGCCGGGGCGCAGCGTGGTGATGACGGGCGCGTGGTTCGGCAACGCCGTCATGTCGCCATCCGCACCGGGGATCTGCACCGAACGGACCTTGGCCGACATCAGGCTGCGCTCGGGGCTGACCAGGTCGAATTGCATCGTCTCTGCCATTTCTGTCTCCTGTGCCGGGACGGCGGGGTGAACCCCGCCCTACACCCGGGTCAGCGGTAGGGCGGGGTTCACCCCGCCACACCGTTAGGCTGCTTCGGCGGCCAGGCGCTCGGCCTTGGCGATCACATCCTCGATGCCACCGACCATGTAGAAGGCCGCTTCGGGCAGGTGGTCGTATTCGCCGGCCACGACCGCCTTGAACGACTTGATCGTGTCCTCCAGCGGCACCTGAACGCCGTCCGACCCGGTGAACACCTTGGCCACGTCAAAGGGCTGCGACAGGAAACGCTGGATCTTCCGGGCGCGGGCCACGGTCAGCTTGTCCTCTTCGCTCAGTTCGTCCATGCCCAGGATCGCGATGATGTCCTGCAGCGACTTGTAGCGCTGAAGGATCCCCTGCACGTCGCGGGCGACGTTGTAATGCTCTTCGCCGATCACCGCCGGGTCCAGCAGACGCGACGTCGAATCCAGCGGGTCCACCGCCGGATAGATGCCCAGTTCCGAGATCGCGCGCGACAGAACGGTCGTGGCGTCGAGGTGGGCAAAGGTGGTGGCCGGCGCGGGGTCGGTCAGGTCGTCCGCGGGCACGTAGACGGCCTGGATCGAGGTGATCGAACCGGCCTTGGTCGAGGTGATGCGTTCCTGCATCGCGCCCATGTCGGTGGCCAGCGTCGGCTGGTAGCCCACCGCCGACGGGATGCGGCCCAGCAGCGCCGACACTTCGGAACCGGCCTGGGTAAAGCGGAAGATGTTGTCGACGAAGAACAGAACGTCGGTGCCGGACTGGTCGCGGAACTGCTCGGCCAGCGTCAGGCCGGTCAGCGCGACGCGGGCACGGGCGCCCGGAGGCTCGTTCATCTGGCCGTAGACCAGCGCCACCTGGCTTTCCGACAGGTTGTCCGGCTTGATGACGTTGGATTCGATCATCTCGTGATACAGGTCGTTGCCCTCGCGGGTGCGTTCACCCACGCCGGCGAAGACCGAAAAGCCCGAGTGCACCTTGGCGATGTTGTTGATCAGTTCCATGATCAGAACCGTCTTGCCCACGCCGGCGCCGCCGAACAGGCCGATCTTGCCGCCCTTGGCATAGGGCGCCAGCAGGTCGACGACCTTGATACCGGTGACCAGGATTTCCGATTCCGTCGACTGTTCGACGAATTCCGGGGCGGGCTGGTGAATGGCGCGCTTTTCCTCGGCTTCCACCGGGCCGCCTTCGTCGACGGGTTCGCCCACGACGTTGATGATCCGGCCCAGGGTCGCATTACCCACCGGCACCATGATCGGCGTGCCAAGGTCGGTCACGGTCTGGCCGCGGACCAGGCCTTCGGTGGCGTCCATCGCGATGGTGCGCACGGTGTTTTCACCCAGGTGCTGGGCCACTTCCAGAACCAGCCGGTTGCCGTTGTTGTCGGTTTCCAGCGCGTTCAGGATCGCCGGCAGGTGGTCTTCGAACTGGACGTCGACCACGGCGCCGATGACCTGGGTCACTTTTCCTTTAGCGTTTGCCATCATTCGTCTCCGGTGTCGTCAGAGCGCCTCGGCGCCCGAAATGATTTCGATGAGTTCGTTGGTGATCACGGCCTGGCGCGACCGGTTGTACTGGATCGTCAGCTTGTCGATCATCTCGCCCGCGTTGCGCGTGGCGTTGTCCATCGCGGACATCCGGGCGCCCTGCTCGGACGCGCCGTTTTCCAGCAATGCCGTAAAGATCTGCGTGGCGACGCCGCGCGGCAGCAGATCGGCCAGGATCGCCTCTTCGTCGGGCTCGTAATCATACAGCGTCGATGCGCCCTCTTCCGCGCCCTCGGTCTCGTACGAGGCCGGGATGATCTGCTGCGCCGTCGGGATCTGGCTGATCACCGACTGGAAGCGGTTGTAGAAGATCGTCGCGACGTCGAATTCGCCCGCGTCAAAGCGCGCCAGAACGTCCTTGGCAATGCCTTGCGCGTCGCCATAGCCGACCGTCTTGACCTCGGTCAGATCGACATGGCCGATCAGCAGGTTGCCATAGTCGCGGCGCAGCTGTTCGCGGCCCTTCTTGCCGACGGTCAGGACCTTGACGGTCTTGCCTGCGGCTTTCAGCGCCTCGATCCGGGTCTTGGCCAGCTTGACGATGCTGCTGTTGAAGCCACCGCAAAGCCCGCGCTCCGAGGTCATGACGACCAGCAGGTGCACGTCGTCCTTGCCGGTGCCCGCCAGAAGACGTGGCGCCGAATCCGACCCGCCGACCGACGCGGCCAGCGCGGCCATCACCGCGTTGAACCGTTCCGAATAGGGACGGGCCTGCTCGGCTGCATCCTGTGCCCGCCGCAGTTTCGCGGCGGCCACCATCTGCATGGCCTTGGTGATCTTGCGGGTCGATTTGACCGACGCGATCCGGTTCTTGAGATCCTTAAGATTGGGCATGTCCGG
This sequence is a window from Thalassococcus arenae. Protein-coding genes within it:
- the atpD gene encoding F0F1 ATP synthase subunit beta — protein: MANAKGKVTQVIGAVVDVQFEDHLPAILNALETDNNGNRLVLEVAQHLGENTVRTIAMDATEGLVRGQTVTDLGTPIMVPVGNATLGRIINVVGEPVDEGGPVEAEEKRAIHQPAPEFVEQSTESEILVTGIKVVDLLAPYAKGGKIGLFGGAGVGKTVLIMELINNIAKVHSGFSVFAGVGERTREGNDLYHEMIESNVIKPDNLSESQVALVYGQMNEPPGARARVALTGLTLAEQFRDQSGTDVLFFVDNIFRFTQAGSEVSALLGRIPSAVGYQPTLATDMGAMQERITSTKAGSITSIQAVYVPADDLTDPAPATTFAHLDATTVLSRAISELGIYPAVDPLDSTSRLLDPAVIGEEHYNVARDVQGILQRYKSLQDIIAILGMDELSEEDKLTVARARKIQRFLSQPFDVAKVFTGSDGVQVPLEDTIKSFKAVVAGEYDHLPEAAFYMVGGIEDVIAKAERLAAEAA
- a CDS encoding F0F1 ATP synthase subunit gamma gives rise to the protein MPNLKDLKNRIASVKSTRKITKAMQMVAAAKLRRAQDAAEQARPYSERFNAVMAALAASVGGSDSAPRLLAGTGKDDVHLLVVMTSERGLCGGFNSSIVKLAKTRIEALKAAGKTVKVLTVGKKGREQLRRDYGNLLIGHVDLTEVKTVGYGDAQGIAKDVLARFDAGEFDVATIFYNRFQSVISQIPTAQQIIPASYETEGAEEGASTLYDYEPDEEAILADLLPRGVATQIFTALLENGASEQGARMSAMDNATRNAGEMIDKLTIQYNRSRQAVITNELIEIISGAEAL